A region from the Rufibacter sp. DG15C genome encodes:
- a CDS encoding sensor histidine kinase encodes MKNRLPLMLHVLLWLGLIVFNIVYSNLQYSEMPWQWWAFDKAQTFLFHIGLFYFNWFLLVPKILAKDKVVLYAVAVLVSLAVFGAVRAPLELFEFKQLAAFDAELAKQLAKFPDRFTFFRIMLQLSIMGLMNIFLSSALKVTGDYLKNERLRKELEHQHMATELELLKAQVNPHFLFNTLNNIYSLAYQQAPNTPDAIMKLSLLLRYQLYETNTTLVPLEKEIEHLQNLLDLHRLRLTDPSLLSLEIKGDICTSFSIPPMLLMPLVENMFKHGLASAPMHLWLEVNGNTLTFTTSNSLKANSPSEVYGGLGLGNLRRRLALLYPHAHTFETKTVGQEFTATLTLSNLT; translated from the coding sequence ATGAAGAATCGTCTGCCTCTTATGCTCCACGTCTTGTTATGGCTTGGACTCATTGTTTTCAATATCGTTTATTCCAACCTGCAATACTCAGAAATGCCGTGGCAATGGTGGGCCTTTGACAAAGCGCAGACGTTTCTCTTCCACATTGGCCTTTTCTACTTCAACTGGTTTCTGTTGGTGCCTAAGATTCTGGCCAAAGACAAGGTGGTTTTATATGCGGTAGCGGTGCTCGTTTCTTTGGCCGTTTTTGGGGCTGTTAGGGCGCCTTTAGAACTATTTGAATTCAAGCAACTCGCTGCCTTTGATGCAGAGTTAGCCAAGCAACTGGCCAAATTCCCGGACAGGTTCACGTTTTTCAGGATAATGCTGCAATTAAGCATTATGGGACTGATGAATATATTCTTGAGTTCGGCTTTAAAGGTGACGGGAGATTATTTAAAGAATGAGCGACTACGCAAAGAATTGGAGCATCAGCACATGGCTACTGAACTGGAATTGCTAAAGGCCCAGGTAAACCCGCATTTTCTGTTCAATACGCTCAACAACATCTATTCTTTGGCGTACCAGCAGGCCCCCAACACCCCAGACGCCATCATGAAGCTATCCTTGCTGCTGCGCTACCAACTCTATGAGACCAACACCACATTGGTGCCCCTTGAAAAAGAAATAGAACACTTGCAGAATCTCCTGGACTTGCATCGGCTTCGGCTCACAGATCCATCCTTGTTGTCTTTGGAAATCAAAGGAGACATCTGTACTTCCTTCTCCATTCCACCTATGTTGTTGATGCCGTTGGTGGAGAATATGTTCAAGCATGGACTGGCCTCAGCACCTATGCATTTGTGGCTGGAGGTAAATGGAAATACGTTAACTTTTACCACAAGTAACTCGCTCAAAGCTAACTCGCCTTCAGAAGTTTATGGCGGCTTAGGTTTAGGCAATCTACGCAGAAGGTTAGCTCTTTTGTACCCGCATGCACACACGTTTGAGACTAAGACCGTAGGCCAAGAATTTACGGCTACGCTTACCCTTTCCAACCTTACGTAA
- a CDS encoding LytTR family DNA-binding domain-containing protein, producing MELTCLAVDDEPLALDLMRSYISKVPYLRLLQTCSSALEAMSVLRNQQVDVLFLDIEMPDLTGIQLLQAMGPQKPAVIFTTAYPQYALDGFTLDAVDYLLKPIPFERFLKAVNKVHDWAQLLAPQVTLQPGQHGANGKESEDFIFVKADYKTLRINFKDILLIEGLKDYVIIHTPAKKIITLLSMGKIMEKLPEHTFARVHRSYIVSLPHIESIEKSRIKIKDQEIPIGDSYREEFMRWVESKNL from the coding sequence ATGGAACTGACTTGCCTTGCCGTAGATGATGAACCCCTGGCCCTGGACCTGATGCGATCCTACATCAGCAAGGTACCCTATCTGCGCTTGCTCCAAACCTGCTCCAGCGCCTTAGAGGCCATGAGCGTTTTGCGGAATCAACAGGTTGATGTGTTGTTTCTTGACATTGAAATGCCAGATTTGACCGGCATCCAGCTATTGCAGGCCATGGGACCACAGAAACCCGCCGTGATTTTCACGACGGCCTACCCGCAATATGCGCTAGATGGTTTTACGCTTGATGCCGTAGACTACCTTCTCAAACCTATCCCCTTTGAGCGTTTTCTAAAAGCCGTGAACAAGGTACATGACTGGGCACAGCTACTTGCACCTCAGGTTACTTTACAACCAGGACAGCACGGTGCTAACGGTAAAGAAAGCGAGGATTTCATTTTTGTAAAGGCAGATTACAAAACCCTGCGGATAAACTTTAAAGACATCCTATTGATAGAAGGCCTCAAAGATTACGTGATTATCCATACGCCCGCCAAGAAGATCATCACACTGCTGTCCATGGGCAAAATCATGGAGAAACTGCCAGAGCATACCTTTGCCCGCGTGCACCGTTCCTATATTGTCTCTTTGCCTCATATTGAATCCATTGAGAAAAGCCGCATCAAGATCAAAGACCAGGAAATCCCGATTGGGGACAGTTACCGGGAGGAGTTTATGCGTTGGGTGGAAAGCAAGAACCTGTAA
- the dapA gene encoding 4-hydroxy-tetrahydrodipicolinate synthase, translating into MQSLRGTGVALVTPFQADHSIDLDAFARLIEYNLSNGVDYLVVNGTTGESVTTTPEEKKQLLAFAKKQIAGRVPLVYGIGGNNTQAVVELIKNADLSGVDALLSVSPYYNKPSQEGIYLHYTAVADASPVPVILYNVPGRTGSNVTAATTLRLAQHPNIIGIKEASGNMEQCMAIVEDKPEGFLVISGEDMLTVPMISIGMDGIISVLANAFPARFSRMTKLALEGNYQEAGALQRSFLAVNPLMYEEGNPVGVKFALEQVGICSAHVRLPLAPASDSLKQRIKASSVGLDK; encoded by the coding sequence ATGCAATCTTTAAGAGGAACAGGTGTGGCTTTGGTCACTCCCTTTCAAGCTGACCATTCCATAGATTTAGACGCCTTCGCGCGATTAATAGAATACAACCTAAGCAACGGCGTAGATTACTTGGTAGTGAACGGCACCACAGGCGAATCTGTCACCACCACGCCTGAGGAGAAAAAGCAGTTGTTAGCTTTCGCCAAGAAGCAGATTGCTGGCCGCGTGCCTTTGGTATATGGCATTGGAGGGAACAATACCCAAGCCGTTGTAGAACTTATCAAGAACGCTGATCTGTCTGGAGTAGACGCCTTACTGTCGGTGAGCCCATATTACAACAAACCGTCCCAGGAAGGGATTTACTTGCACTACACTGCCGTGGCGGATGCTAGTCCTGTACCTGTGATCTTGTACAACGTGCCTGGCAGAACCGGGAGCAATGTCACAGCGGCTACCACTCTGCGCTTGGCCCAACATCCCAACATCATAGGTATTAAAGAGGCCTCTGGCAACATGGAGCAGTGCATGGCCATTGTAGAAGACAAGCCCGAAGGTTTTCTGGTCATCAGTGGCGAAGACATGTTAACCGTACCTATGATTTCTATTGGCATGGACGGCATTATCTCGGTGCTGGCCAATGCCTTCCCGGCAAGATTCAGCCGGATGACCAAACTGGCGTTGGAAGGTAATTACCAAGAGGCCGGCGCTTTGCAGCGTTCTTTCCTGGCAGTGAACCCTTTGATGTATGAAGAAGGAAACCCGGTTGGGGTGAAGTTTGCCTTAGAGCAAGTAGGCATTTGCAGTGCCCATGTTCGCTTGCCTTTGGCACCCGCGTCAGACAGTCTTAAGCAGCGCATCAAAGCAAGCTCTGTGGGTTTGGATAAGTAA
- a CDS encoding (Fe-S)-binding protein gives MAKPVVDIFIPCFIDQLFPETAWNMVKLLEALGCMVKYNTNQTCCGQPAFNAGFQKECRQVADKFLEDFSSEQSDYIVAPSASCVGMIRNAYADIFVTSSNFVKYRTMERKVFELTEFLTDILQVTHIPGAKLPAKVTYHDACSALRECGIKEGPRQLLGMVEGLTLAEMRETETCCGFGGTFAVKFDAISVAMAEQKVENALATGAEYIVSTDTSCLMHLEAYIKHNNKPIKVMHIADVLTQGW, from the coding sequence ATGGCAAAGCCTGTTGTAGATATATTCATTCCCTGCTTCATAGACCAATTGTTTCCAGAAACTGCCTGGAACATGGTGAAACTATTAGAAGCACTGGGCTGTATGGTCAAGTACAATACCAACCAGACCTGCTGTGGCCAACCGGCGTTCAACGCGGGTTTTCAGAAGGAATGCCGCCAGGTGGCTGACAAGTTCCTGGAAGATTTCTCTAGCGAGCAAAGTGATTACATCGTGGCACCCTCGGCGTCTTGCGTAGGCATGATCCGGAACGCCTACGCCGACATCTTTGTGACTTCCTCAAACTTTGTGAAATACCGCACCATGGAACGCAAAGTGTTTGAACTCACCGAGTTCCTCACTGACATCCTGCAAGTCACTCATATTCCTGGCGCAAAACTTCCGGCCAAGGTAACCTACCACGATGCCTGTAGCGCACTGAGGGAATGCGGCATTAAAGAAGGTCCTCGCCAACTGTTAGGAATGGTAGAAGGATTGACGTTAGCAGAGATGCGCGAAACCGAGACTTGTTGCGGGTTTGGAGGCACTTTTGCCGTGAAATTTGATGCCATCTCCGTAGCCATGGCCGAACAGAAGGTAGAAAATGCCTTAGCCACCGGAGCAGAATACATAGTTTCTACAGACACCAGTTGCCTCATGCACCTGGAAGCTTACATCAAGCACAACAACAAGCCTATCAAAGTCATGCACATTGCAGATGTCTTGACGCAAGGCTGGTAA
- a CDS encoding hydroxymethylglutaryl-CoA lyase, with product MKIIECPRDAMQGLHDFVPTPLKAQYLQALLDVGFDTLDFGSFVSPKAIPQMRDTEEVLGMLDLSTTKTKLLAIIANVRGAQQAVQHKQIQYLGFPLSLSEEFQQRNTNKSIAEALEEVEQLQNLCVQHGKELVTYLSMGFGNPYGEPWGPEQVSTMTETLDKLGVKIISLSDTIGVSSPENIQYLFSSLIPAFPHIEFGAHLHTNPTTWREKIEAAYTSGCRRIDGALLGYGGCPMAKDELVGNMPTEKVLSYLQEKEVPLGLNQQALQRALTLATSVFQVH from the coding sequence ATGAAAATAATAGAATGCCCTAGAGATGCCATGCAAGGTCTACACGACTTTGTACCTACGCCCTTAAAGGCCCAATACCTGCAAGCTTTACTGGATGTTGGTTTTGACACCCTTGACTTTGGCTCCTTTGTGTCTCCCAAAGCTATTCCGCAGATGCGGGATACCGAGGAAGTTTTGGGCATGTTGGACCTTTCTACTACCAAAACCAAACTGCTGGCCATTATTGCCAACGTGCGGGGCGCACAGCAAGCGGTGCAGCACAAACAAATCCAATACCTAGGCTTTCCTTTGTCTTTGTCAGAGGAGTTTCAGCAACGCAATACCAATAAAAGCATTGCAGAGGCTTTGGAGGAAGTGGAACAGCTACAGAATCTGTGTGTGCAGCATGGAAAGGAATTGGTGACGTATTTGTCAATGGGCTTCGGGAATCCTTACGGAGAGCCTTGGGGACCAGAGCAGGTGAGCACCATGACCGAAACGCTGGATAAACTGGGCGTAAAGATCATTTCTTTGTCAGATACCATTGGGGTGTCTTCGCCTGAAAACATCCAATACTTGTTTAGCTCTTTGATTCCGGCATTTCCGCATATTGAATTTGGAGCCCACCTTCACACTAATCCCACCACTTGGCGCGAAAAAATTGAAGCAGCCTATACTAGCGGTTGCCGCCGGATTGATGGCGCTTTATTAGGGTATGGTGGTTGTCCCATGGCCAAGGATGAGCTGGTAGGCAACATGCCCACAGAAAAGGTGCTGTCTTATTTACAAGAGAAAGAGGTACCTTTGGGTTTAAACCAGCAGGCGCTGCAAAGAGCGCTCACGCTGGCTACTTCTGTTTTTCAAGTACATTAA
- a CDS encoding O-antigen ligase, translating to MASSANATIHVKEFLFGARYRVYQGFFLLFLLSALSYFYSSNKVDAASALAVRLPFLLFPLVFSNFKVSEKQLHHLLKLFVYLCAAVSMACLFYRVYTFLYINHDANYFYNEGLISITKKRVVFFGSYVSFSIFICGYFILSNAVKKTEKWVLGAVAVFLFLILFLLAVRMVLLITLAVGMATLFVKLMQQRKYVMAGAGVFLILAGFVGLLQLFPQTKSRFESIGNVEYSFSNQNKLDHFNAANQAQNWNGLTLRLAKWRCALDVIEQNPLLGVGVGDVKDEIVQAYQARGFIYAVQNRFDPHNQFLEITMAIGFIGLMVFLWLLVKSLQLFWQTQNWMAMVFMVLLLFSSMTESLLRTQEGVAFYIFFWCLFVAYSLSTPMPPVKEKIV from the coding sequence ATGGCCAGTTCTGCTAATGCGACCATCCATGTCAAGGAGTTTTTGTTTGGCGCCAGGTATAGGGTGTATCAAGGATTCTTTCTGTTATTCCTATTAAGTGCCCTCAGTTATTTCTATTCTTCTAACAAAGTAGACGCAGCGTCTGCCTTAGCCGTGCGGCTGCCGTTTCTATTGTTCCCGTTGGTGTTTTCCAATTTTAAGGTTTCAGAGAAACAACTCCACCATTTGTTAAAACTGTTTGTCTACCTCTGTGCGGCGGTCAGTATGGCTTGTTTGTTCTACCGTGTGTACACCTTCCTTTACATAAACCATGACGCGAACTATTTTTACAACGAAGGCTTAATCAGCATCACCAAAAAACGAGTTGTCTTCTTTGGGAGCTATGTCAGTTTCTCCATCTTCATCTGTGGCTATTTTATTTTAAGTAATGCCGTTAAGAAAACAGAGAAATGGGTTTTAGGGGCTGTGGCGGTGTTCCTTTTTCTAATTTTATTCTTGTTGGCCGTCCGGATGGTGCTGTTAATCACATTGGCCGTGGGCATGGCAACCCTGTTTGTAAAATTGATGCAACAGCGGAAATATGTGATGGCCGGGGCAGGCGTCTTCTTGATTTTGGCTGGTTTTGTTGGCTTGTTACAATTGTTTCCGCAGACAAAATCAAGGTTTGAAAGCATCGGCAACGTAGAATACTCTTTCTCTAACCAAAACAAACTGGACCATTTTAACGCCGCCAACCAAGCCCAGAACTGGAACGGGTTAACCCTACGGCTGGCTAAATGGCGATGCGCTTTAGATGTGATTGAGCAAAATCCTTTGCTGGGAGTGGGTGTTGGGGATGTGAAAGATGAGATTGTACAAGCCTACCAAGCCAGAGGGTTTATCTACGCCGTCCAGAATAGGTTTGACCCGCACAATCAGTTTCTGGAAATTACCATGGCCATTGGGTTTATAGGACTCATGGTGTTTCTGTGGTTGCTGGTAAAATCTCTGCAGCTATTCTGGCAGACCCAGAACTGGATGGCAATGGTGTTTATGGTGTTGCTGCTTTTCAGTTCCATGACAGAGTCACTGCTTAGAACCCAAGAGGGGGTGGCTTTTTATATTTTTTTCTGGTGTTTATTTGTGGCATATTCCCTCTCTACACCAATGCCGCCCGTCAAAGAAAAGATTGTATGA
- a CDS encoding glycosyltransferase, protein MRIVHIAETLGSGLLEYVIQITRHLPQDEHIVVFGNTLDGRPADAVVLQDFKDKFPLPNVQLFQWKEVQREVKPFQDLKSILSLRRLLKDIRPFDVVHLHSSKAGFIGRLLFFLDRRKEKLYYTPNGAPFLRLDVTLGKRKFFAQLERFAHSMSGQILCCSKSEFDAYVEQGMKPLGFLNNGTEITNHEPKLNDVAHPKITVCTTGRLSNQKNPALFNQIAHAFVGNPKVEFVWIGEGELRSDITSSNIRVTGWLTKEQVREELVKSQVYLSSALWEGLPFAVLEAMSCGKALLLNRAVGNVDLVQDGKNGHLYDNATQAISFLKEWLDNPEKITQMGEASLHLCASQFNAQANFSKMRALYQGNLEVVER, encoded by the coding sequence ATGCGCATTGTACACATTGCTGAGACGCTGGGAAGCGGTTTACTAGAGTACGTCATTCAAATTACCCGGCATTTACCACAAGATGAGCATATAGTTGTTTTTGGCAACACCTTAGACGGGAGGCCAGCAGATGCCGTTGTGCTTCAAGATTTCAAGGATAAATTTCCTCTACCAAATGTGCAGCTGTTTCAATGGAAAGAGGTGCAACGCGAGGTAAAGCCTTTCCAAGACTTAAAAAGCATTCTTAGCCTACGCCGACTTTTAAAAGACATAAGACCATTTGATGTCGTGCACCTACACTCCTCAAAAGCAGGATTTATAGGGCGGCTGTTGTTTTTTCTGGACAGAAGAAAAGAGAAGCTCTACTATACACCCAATGGCGCCCCATTTCTGCGCCTGGATGTGACCTTGGGTAAACGGAAATTCTTTGCGCAATTAGAGCGTTTTGCCCATTCCATGTCAGGGCAGATTCTCTGCTGCTCCAAATCAGAATTTGATGCCTATGTGGAGCAGGGCATGAAACCGTTGGGGTTCCTGAACAACGGTACAGAAATCACCAATCATGAGCCTAAGCTAAATGATGTGGCCCATCCTAAAATCACGGTCTGTACCACCGGTCGCTTGTCCAACCAAAAGAACCCGGCATTATTCAACCAGATTGCACATGCTTTTGTAGGGAATCCCAAAGTAGAGTTTGTCTGGATTGGCGAAGGAGAATTAAGGTCAGATATTACAAGTTCTAACATTAGAGTGACTGGATGGTTAACCAAAGAACAGGTGCGCGAAGAGCTTGTAAAAAGCCAGGTTTACCTTTCTTCGGCGCTATGGGAAGGATTGCCATTTGCGGTTTTGGAAGCCATGAGTTGTGGCAAGGCCTTGCTTTTAAATCGGGCTGTGGGCAACGTTGATTTAGTGCAGGATGGTAAGAACGGCCACTTATATGACAATGCCACCCAAGCCATCAGTTTCTTAAAGGAATGGCTAGATAATCCTGAAAAAATTACCCAAATGGGAGAGGCCTCTTTGCACCTGTGTGCCAGTCAGTTTAATGCGCAAGCTAACTTCTCCAAGATGAGAGCCCTTTACCAAGGTAACTTGGAGGTTGTTGAAAGGTAA
- a CDS encoding glycosyltransferase: MKVEIAVVIPCYDNLEGLQKSVGSVQSQRPTAVVVIDDGSQPPIQASQLSPYLKEQVALHVLTNTANAGIEVSLNKGLQFAKDELGCQFIARLDAGDTCHPDRLDLQAKFLKEKEEVYLVGSWVDMVDPQQKHLFTFTAPTRHEKIASQMYIANCFLHPSVMFKAAAIDTLGYYSLEYKAAEDYEYFFRFVKKFKVAMMDQVLLTCEHHPNGISMTKRNIQIKSRNKVILHYFNFSLPAFIGLVKNCVFLMLPYSWISWAKKKLY; this comes from the coding sequence ATGAAAGTAGAGATTGCGGTTGTCATCCCGTGCTATGACAATCTGGAAGGTCTGCAGAAATCTGTTGGTAGTGTCCAATCGCAGCGTCCAACGGCCGTGGTGGTGATAGATGACGGAAGCCAGCCGCCCATCCAAGCGTCCCAGTTATCGCCTTATCTTAAAGAACAGGTGGCGTTGCATGTTTTGACGAACACCGCAAATGCAGGGATTGAGGTATCATTAAACAAGGGTTTACAATTTGCCAAGGATGAACTTGGTTGCCAATTCATAGCTAGACTGGATGCGGGAGATACCTGTCATCCAGATAGGTTAGATCTTCAGGCAAAATTCTTGAAGGAAAAAGAAGAGGTTTATTTGGTTGGTTCCTGGGTAGACATGGTAGATCCTCAGCAAAAGCATCTATTCACGTTTACGGCACCTACGCGGCATGAGAAAATCGCTTCTCAAATGTACATAGCCAATTGCTTTTTGCATCCTTCGGTAATGTTCAAGGCGGCCGCCATTGATACACTTGGGTATTATTCTTTAGAGTATAAAGCCGCCGAGGATTATGAATACTTCTTTCGGTTTGTAAAAAAGTTTAAGGTAGCCATGATGGACCAGGTGCTCCTAACCTGTGAGCACCATCCCAACGGTATTTCCATGACCAAGCGCAACATCCAGATTAAAAGCCGGAACAAGGTAATTCTCCATTATTTCAACTTCAGCCTACCCGCGTTTATAGGGCTTGTGAAAAATTGCGTATTTTTAATGCTGCCTTATAGTTGGATCTCCTGGGCGAAGAAAAAGTTATACTAA
- a CDS encoding O-antigen ligase, whose protein sequence is MEQTFKMGFYLSQRLVLQITLGIFFLLLNLQMLSITGWMTLEDEFQQKSIDTIKGYHVGSLLFVLFFLARSGIWLPKLPRYVYHFCIWVILSSLALYVVYGFNSMIINYLFAFYCLIIGGLIGSQLTKEEVVSVFRKVSLLVFAIIAVKLFYYQEEVVRFLKAPIGHPNIETLFGGGVNLEATWVAFHLGFFVKNRKLLFYLLVLFSLGLSILYASRVGVILSLLVFLLRFMSAIPSKVERRYLVTGIGILFLLVLVSVDLGKVSQQIYGLKRFADFGSSQDAGMSGRKAMWEHFPAAMAQSHYLGYGAGNAMLGLENVSGIDFSEQNVHNYYLQVLLEFGLLGLPLYLVIVFQLLRRIHWAKLADPLAIILLCYFISSLIQFRGAESMIWLYMGIFFMQYHYKPDTFSVNSSVSIA, encoded by the coding sequence ATGGAGCAAACCTTTAAAATGGGCTTTTATCTTTCCCAGCGGTTGGTTTTGCAAATTACTTTAGGAATCTTCTTCCTGTTACTCAACCTGCAAATGCTAAGCATTACCGGTTGGATGACCTTGGAGGACGAGTTTCAGCAGAAATCCATTGATACTATAAAAGGGTACCACGTAGGCTCTCTGCTATTTGTATTGTTCTTTCTTGCCAGAAGCGGAATCTGGCTACCCAAACTTCCTAGGTACGTGTACCATTTCTGCATCTGGGTGATACTCTCCTCATTAGCCTTATATGTGGTGTATGGCTTTAACAGCATGATTATTAATTACCTGTTTGCTTTCTATTGCCTAATCATTGGAGGTTTAATAGGTAGCCAGTTGACTAAAGAGGAAGTTGTCTCAGTTTTCAGGAAAGTGTCTTTATTGGTGTTTGCCATCATTGCGGTAAAGCTGTTTTATTACCAGGAAGAGGTAGTCCGGTTTTTAAAGGCACCTATTGGCCATCCTAACATTGAAACCCTGTTTGGCGGAGGTGTGAACCTGGAGGCCACTTGGGTGGCCTTTCACCTGGGATTCTTTGTGAAAAACCGCAAACTCCTTTTTTACTTACTGGTTCTATTCTCTTTAGGCCTAAGCATCTTGTATGCCTCTAGGGTTGGGGTGATTCTGAGTTTGCTGGTCTTTTTACTACGTTTTATGTCTGCAATTCCTAGCAAGGTGGAGCGGAGATACCTGGTGACTGGCATTGGCATTCTATTCTTGTTGGTGCTGGTGAGTGTAGATTTGGGGAAGGTTTCTCAGCAAATTTATGGCCTGAAGCGGTTCGCAGATTTTGGCTCCTCGCAAGACGCGGGCATGTCAGGTAGAAAGGCCATGTGGGAACATTTTCCGGCTGCCATGGCCCAAAGCCATTACCTGGGTTATGGCGCAGGTAATGCCATGCTGGGATTAGAAAACGTGAGCGGCATTGATTTCTCAGAGCAGAATGTCCATAATTATTACTTACAAGTACTTTTAGAGTTTGGACTGCTAGGGTTGCCGTTGTATCTGGTGATCGTGTTTCAATTGCTTAGACGAATACACTGGGCTAAACTAGCCGACCCGTTGGCCATCATCCTGCTTTGTTATTTTATTAGTTCGCTCATTCAGTTTAGAGGCGCTGAAAGTATGATTTGGCTGTACATGGGAATTTTCTTTATGCAATACCACTACAAGCCAGATACTTTTTCAGTTAATTCTTCAGTTTCCATAGCATGA
- a CDS encoding glycosyltransferase — MKTIAIVVTYNRLELLKQCVRSLQDQTKAVDAILVVNNGSTDGTAEWLKSQSDLLVHTQENLGGAGGFYHGMQKSLELGYDWSWCMDDDCVVASTAFEELDKHLHQTGNIYGSVAISETDNQKLAWYTKVKLRGQWVTTNEASCLQEEVVETTSIPFLGFCIHKSTLQKIGLPLKEIFIWGDDAEMCLRARVKYNLHLFYVTGSRIYHPQTHYVSIKVMGQCVKAVQASPVKRLYEYRNNVFLLKKHSSISEFYFKSLPKILFRLVLQNVLIDKDTSWAGWKKQIGAIRQGLGAKLGQIKME, encoded by the coding sequence ATGAAGACCATTGCCATAGTTGTCACTTATAACCGTCTTGAGCTGCTCAAGCAATGCGTCCGGTCTTTGCAAGACCAGACAAAGGCCGTGGACGCTATTCTGGTGGTAAACAACGGGTCTACAGATGGCACGGCAGAATGGCTGAAGTCGCAAAGTGATTTACTGGTACATACTCAGGAAAACCTTGGTGGGGCCGGCGGTTTTTATCACGGCATGCAGAAAAGCCTTGAGTTAGGGTATGACTGGAGCTGGTGCATGGACGATGACTGCGTCGTGGCTTCTACGGCCTTTGAAGAGCTGGACAAACACTTGCACCAGACCGGAAACATCTATGGCAGTGTTGCCATCAGTGAGACAGACAATCAAAAGTTAGCCTGGTATACCAAAGTGAAACTCAGAGGACAGTGGGTGACTACTAATGAAGCCAGCTGTCTGCAAGAAGAGGTAGTGGAGACCACGAGCATTCCCTTCTTAGGCTTCTGTATTCATAAATCCACCCTCCAAAAGATTGGCCTTCCCTTAAAAGAGATATTCATCTGGGGTGATGACGCCGAAATGTGCCTGAGAGCCCGTGTTAAGTATAATCTGCACTTGTTTTATGTAACCGGTAGCAGAATTTACCACCCGCAGACCCATTATGTGTCCATTAAGGTAATGGGGCAATGTGTAAAAGCGGTGCAGGCTTCTCCCGTGAAAAGGCTGTATGAGTACCGTAATAATGTGTTTCTGCTGAAGAAGCATTCTTCTATAAGTGAATTCTATTTTAAGTCTCTGCCAAAGATCTTGTTTAGACTGGTGCTGCAAAACGTCTTAATTGACAAAGACACTAGCTGGGCAGGCTGGAAAAAGCAAATAGGGGCCATACGCCAGGGCCTTGGCGCCAAGCTGGGTCAGATTAAAATGGAATAG
- a CDS encoding flippase → MNQTRNRLFQNFLSLSVLQGLNYLLPLVVMPVLMQALGVATFGLLSFAQAFIQYFIIVIDYGFDLSGTQQIARHHDDPQKLREIVTHILSLKLLFFIVCFLVLLALVTWVPIFQENRLLFLVAYGVALGQLLMPIWFFQGMERMKYVTIVHLVAKVIYATAIMVVVRQPEDILWVPLFQSLGIIVAGGVSLTLIWKEFHLRPTAVTFSGIKHQLEQGWFVFISNVSISAYTISNTFFLGLLAGPEAAGYYSGAEKIVRAVQGLFIPVSQTLFPYLSKLMHESQERMVALLRKLARWTFVGSALVSVLIAIAAPWLVKIIMGEEFLPVVPVLRILAGLPLLVCLSNVFGIQAMLNLGYRRQFFYILFTGSLLNICAAPFVAERFEYTGVAILLMITEGLVTALMFLFLYKKRIKLL, encoded by the coding sequence ATGAACCAGACCAGAAATCGTCTTTTTCAGAACTTTCTGTCCTTGTCAGTTTTGCAAGGGCTTAACTACCTATTGCCACTAGTGGTTATGCCGGTGCTCATGCAAGCGCTGGGCGTAGCTACGTTTGGGTTGCTCAGCTTCGCGCAGGCGTTCATTCAATACTTTATCATTGTTATTGACTACGGATTTGATTTGTCAGGCACGCAGCAAATTGCCCGTCACCATGACGACCCGCAAAAGCTGAGGGAAATCGTCACGCATATTCTGTCACTCAAGCTGCTTTTTTTTATTGTCTGCTTTCTGGTCTTGCTGGCCTTGGTGACCTGGGTTCCTATATTCCAGGAGAACAGATTGCTTTTTTTGGTGGCGTATGGCGTGGCTTTAGGCCAGTTGCTCATGCCCATTTGGTTTTTCCAGGGCATGGAGCGCATGAAATATGTGACCATTGTGCATTTGGTCGCAAAAGTTATTTATGCCACCGCCATTATGGTGGTAGTGCGCCAGCCCGAAGACATTTTGTGGGTGCCCCTTTTCCAGTCTTTAGGGATTATAGTAGCTGGTGGCGTGAGCTTGACCTTGATTTGGAAAGAATTTCACCTCAGACCCACGGCTGTCACTTTTTCGGGAATAAAGCACCAATTGGAGCAGGGGTGGTTTGTATTTATCTCCAATGTGTCTATCAGCGCCTATACCATTTCCAACACGTTCTTCTTGGGCCTATTGGCAGGTCCGGAGGCAGCAGGCTATTACTCGGGCGCCGAAAAAATTGTTAGGGCCGTTCAAGGTCTGTTCATTCCTGTGTCGCAGACATTGTTTCCTTACTTAAGCAAATTGATGCATGAATCTCAGGAAAGAATGGTAGCCTTGTTACGGAAGCTGGCTAGGTGGACCTTTGTGGGATCTGCGTTGGTGTCTGTTCTGATTGCCATTGCGGCGCCATGGCTGGTGAAGATCATCATGGGAGAGGAGTTCCTGCCTGTGGTGCCCGTACTTCGGATTTTAGCTGGTTTGCCATTGCTGGTCTGCCTGAGCAATGTGTTTGGCATTCAAGCCATGTTAAACCTGGGCTACCGAAGACAATTCTTTTACATCTTGTTTACTGGGAGCCTTTTAAATATTTGTGCAGCGCCATTTGTTGCCGAGCGCTTTGAATACACCGGAGTAGCCATTCTTTTAATGATTACCGAAGGCTTGGTGACAGCACTTATGTTTCTTTTCTTGTATAAAAAGAGGATTAAATTGTTGTAA